In the genome of Toxoplasma gondii ME49 chromosome Ia, whole genome shotgun sequence, the window gctgccCCGACAAAAAGCTAAAAACGGTCCCAGAAACGCGTTGTGGGAGCACACAAGACACTTGCAGACAGAACCGAGAGGCAACCTTCCCTTTAGTAACCGTTGTCGCGGAAAAAGGACGAGCTCGTTGTCACTTTAGCGTCTCCTGAAATGCCAgcttcttccctccccttctccgCACCACTCAGCCGCCCGACATCCGCAGGGGCACGCGTCTGTTCAGCCACAGCGTTGCGCGCAGCTGTGAAAAACGTCAAAACGTCCTCTAAGACTctctgcagtttctctcAACAAAGAAACGAGCATTTCGCTCCAGGTGCTCTTGCTGCAGAAGGTCCGCCACCACCCTCACTGGACGTCTACATAGAGCTCAACGGGTCACACACCAAACACCGTTTTGGGAAGTGTAAAGCCTCGGTTCTCGAGTTCTCCTTCGCATGCGTCCGAAGCGCTTCTCATTCGCAGGCGCTCGTCTTCTGCACTGAACcatctgtttcctttctctcccttcacgGAGAGACCTGGGCGAcacccctgtctcctttcggtgtctctccttcaccgGATGAAGGGAgagctcctgtctcctctctctgtggtcTCTCGTCCGCGAGACGCGCCGCCTCGCAGAGGCCTTCACTGTCTTCCGCGGCTGCTCACAgttgaaaaaaagagaagtcGACGAACACATTGACAGCAGAGGGGGGCGTCGGCGTGAGATCGATGTCGTCGTCGCTGCGTGCAGCACCCGCTaaatctctttttctttcttctgaagGAACTTCGagatctcttctctcttcgcgaaGGACAAGCACGAAGCCGCAGGGGAGCCGCAAGAAAGCCTGCACTGCTCTGTTGAAACGCGAGAGTCGTCGCGAACGGAAGGTCTGCGGGCCGGGTCTCTCCCGAGCTGCTCACATGATGGAGCACccgcgccgcttcttctgaaGGAAGAACCAAAGCGCCAAGTCACGATTGCGAAAGCCGGGGATTCAGAAGAatcgagacgagagaaacacccACCAAATCACCGTGTATCCACTCGCTCGGGCGATGTCTTTcagggaaacgcagagaaaggcgcgagaGCGCGCGCGACACCGTGgcgcctctgctgccttCCCAACGCCTTGGTCTCGTCACGGCCCGCGCATGACGCGAAGAAGGGTgatctctcgcgtctccgagACGCTTGACGTTCTCACCTCAGACAGAGATACCCACTGCGTCCTCTCCCctcccttctgcttcctcctcctcctcctttgCTCACCTTTTTagttcttctgtttctccagaGGCTGCTCAGACCGCGACTGCCATCCGCAAcgcactcttcttctcccggaACTTCCGTCGATGCGCCATCGTCGCGgccgccgcctctgcgtACATGCAACGGCGCCGAAGACTCCATCCCCACAACGCCCTGCTGCGCCGCGCCGCTGGACGCGGCAGACGCAGTCCAGTGTCTCtcgcgagaggcagacgccgcgcgcgcctgcagcgaaacgaccagaagagagaagctgagagaaaaacgtaAAGGGCGCGAAGGGGGGACGAAcgagggaggaagcgaagagagggaagagagcggAAACGAACTGGACGAGGAGCGAgcaagaagcaaagaaaaaagcaaagagaggacggccggaggagacgaaaatcAAACGAGTATAGGGAGGAGGAAGTAGATGacgagcgaagaggaggaaaagacaggaaaggagagaaaagcagagaaaatcatagacgacagagaggcgaggtgCATACGACATCAGAGAGTCAGATTGCGATGAAGAACAACTGCCATATCTGACTTTGTAGATTCCAGAACAAGTCACGACAGGTGCCAGAGTCTCCCACAACCGAAGTCCTAATCTTCCtcgctcgtctcctttcACGATCTCTCCCTTGACTTCCCTTGACCCTTtcgttctccctcgcttttctttattgctttcctttcttgctttcctttctcgcctttccctcacctgtcgttcttcttcttcctggagTCTGAGGGCGAGACGgaagtcgtcttcttctctttggcTGCTGTAGCAGCTGTACGGGTCACGAGATGCACACtcacgcttctctctctcgtctctcctctccctgtgGCCGGAAGTTCCTCCCAGCAGTCCagctgtgtgtctctcttgttctcgctctctgtccccGGCTTTCGCtcgtcctcgttctctttctcgcgccctcgctctttcgctctctcgccttctctcagACTCGTCTCTGAACTGTTCGTCGCAGTAGACGTTGTCTCCCCAGACGTCCACCATGCGCTCCCATACTGCGTCGCCACCCGCGTGCAGGAAAGAGGAATCCGTGGCGAGGCCGTAGAGCGACGAGCCGCGTCTGACGACGGTGAGGAAATGGTTGTTCCTGAACAGAACCGCCGGCGCGAGTTCCTCCAggactgcttctctccgacAACAGGAGGCACAGCAGCACCGCCCgctcgcttccttcgcctcaCGCTTGGCTTGCACAGAcaaaggcggagaagaagaaaggccatttggaagcgaagaagaagagttgccatttggaagcgaagacgaagagttGCCAtttggaagcgaagacggGGGAGACGAGGATGTGTGACAGACACACTGGCACTTGGAACTGCAGACGTTTCGTTCTTTGGCCATTTTCGGAACCTCTACAGTCGCGCCTGCTGCGAGAGGTTGAGCGTCGTCGAAACAGCTGCAGGGCGAAGAAAGCAGGCGGAGACCGCGTTCAGTGAGCTGagaggaagtggaggagaggaacgaagacaGCAGCTCGCCTTCCCTCAGAAAACGCTCCACTTCCGAGGACTCGAGGCGGTCGATGAGGTCAACCGTCTCTTGTGTGGGTTGTGAAGGTGCCCCAGCCGCTTCGGAattttttttcgcgagaaCAGAGTCCTTGAAGTCCTTGCACTCCACAGACTCTTCCCCGCCACCAACTGTGCCGCCTCGCTGCGTCATCTCCACCAGCTCTGTCGCCGCCGACGCGCCCTCGGCCGCCGCCTGCTGCAAGAGGATTTCGTGCTCTTGTCGGCGCCGCAGTGCGTCCATCAAGTCGTTGAACGCAACGCATCTCTCCACGAGTGTGTTGTACGAGAACTCCGACAGGAAACATGCTTCACAGGCACACcgcggtctctctcctccctgaAACCTGCCCTCTTCAGCAAGAcaggaggagggagaagaaggcgaggcagaagaagacgcagaagagggagcAGCTTGAGCAGCGACGGGGGGGAGATCTGAAGGCGGAGTTgcacaagacagagaggtcgGAGGAGAGGGCAGAGCGCGTCGCTCTTCGAAGACACGAGGAGCAACTCTGTGGGAAGGGGGAAGGTCGGGGACCCAGccatgaagaaggcgaacgccGAACAagtcgaagagagaaatgccTGCAGTGTACTCGAAGGCCGAGGGCGAGCGAAACGAGCAGTTCACATCCAAACCTGACCGGAGCTGCGGGAGGAGGTCCAGAACCTACGCATAgcatgcaaagaagagaggaagagaacaaagaggaaggcgacagaagaggagagatgaACAGAAGGCCGGACTGGAGGGCAAGCGAAAACAtgcaacagaagagaagcgcgcgAAGCAGAGTCACGACAGGAACGccaggagagacaaacgagacGGGTGGGGAGAGCAACGCGGTTCCCTTCCGACGGAACGCAAAAggcaaaggaagaaaagaaagtagatgggagggaagaggaaaaagacgaagcagacgcgagagagacacggagacgaGTAAGAAACAAACACGACATAGAGGGAagcagaacaggagaaacCATCAGACTCCACTTCGTTGCCTCCGCAAGACTCTCCTGTCTCGGgactctccgtttttccatCTGGGCGCGTGTCTCCCCGTTAGCTCACTTCTTGTAGGTGGTACTGATAGACAGCAGCGGCGGAGCCTCCACTGCGGAGTCTTCGGCCGTGGACTTGGAGCAGGACGGCGGCGAGTTGCTCGATCAGTCGGCTCCCACtcactgtgcatgcaggttctctttctctccctgtgcatgcaggttCTGTTTCAGACGCGGCTCGGCTACGCGCCGCTGCGGGGTCGAGCAGCGGCAGGGCCTCTTGGAGCGAGAGGCGCCCTGAGAAAAGGCACCATCCAGAAACGCaggtggaagaaggagagaaagagaacgacagacagagagaaggcgaaagagcggaagaaagaggaaaagaaggaggggaaaaggagaaccACGAGGAGggagcgagagcagagacggagagacacagaaaagagaggccgACCAGGGGACatcgaaggcgaagagaccgCGAAACAAAGCGAatgagaaaacgaaacagcgACCAGATAGATGAGATGCAAGCCTCAGCAACGCGGGAGAAACAGGGACCTACGGAGACAGGCTGACTGCCGACATCCCTTCACTCGTGTCTCACCAGTCAGGAGGAGGACGTTGGCGAGAGCGATCAGCGGGCATGGGCCGTTTCTGTTCTGAAGAACGACGCATGTATCGAGATCGAGGAACTTCACTTTCTTCAGGAAGTAGTTGTCGTCGGCATCTCCTTCACTGTccggcttcctcgcctctctctcggcacTCCGTACAGATCCCTCAGCTTGCCCATCGCGCTCTCGtgtcgaggaaggcgaagaagcagagaagtcTGAGCTTCCGGGAGTGTgctgctgcgcatgcactagGCCCTCTCCCGGTGCAGGCAGAGGGCCGTCTTCTGAGGCATGCATTGCGGCTTCTTCCGGTGCAGGCAGAGGCGCggcaggagggagaggaggctgGCGAGAAGGCTTGAGGACCTCGCTgtcgagagacgacgagacaggagcgtcctttttttcgcggagATCCGGAGGGGCAGCAGAGGCATGCGTCGGAACAGAAGTAAATCGAAAACTGCTCTGAGCAGAACAAgttgaggaaggagacagtcgcAAGGGCGACGGGGCAGAGCCAGCAGAGGGGACAGGGTCGCCTCGGTGCGGAGGAGCAGAGGGTGCACgacggaggcgcgagagggAAACCGTGgcaggcgaggcagaaggacgctggagagaaaagcgaaacggacgagaagacggagcGAAGGAGGGCGCACCCAGAGACACCAGAGAGGCAACAGCAGGTgacggagaagcgagcggagaaggagatcTGAAGAGAGCCGCgtcggagaaaggagaaactgaGGCATCAGGGGCGAAGAGACGCGCCTGGAGTTCGTTCTGCGGAAACGAGGTCTCCTCTGGCTGCTTCTTTCCTAGGTCAAGGAAACAGAGCTTGGCCTGAAGTTGACCGCCGTCCTCAGCAACGCGCTTCTCTTGACTGTTCTCGGCGCAGACAACGCATGGGTTCACCccaagaggagacacagggaaaAGCCTCTCGCCAGCGCCACGCACGCAGTCGCCCTTCTCGAGCTCTTATGCGGGCAGACTCAGCTCCGTTGatgtctcctcccttcggCAAAAATCCAGTTCAACAGGCGACTTCTTTCTCACAGTCCGTTCTCCTGTTCCCTCTGGCTTgccgagaagaacgagaggagcCGCCTCTGTGGCGTCAGTACGCCTGGCACGAGGCACCCAGGAAGCCAAAGGCACTCTCGTGGCATGCGCAGCCATGCTGCCTCCGAGTGGACATTCTAAAGCGTCCAGAAAGAAGTCTTTCTCGGGTGCAAGTGCAGGTAAACACACCGGCGGAGGGGTCGAGACAGAGCCGCGTCGCAAGGCATGGACACCCACTCAGTTCACTCCGGTCGCAAGGACCAGGTACAGCTGGGTCACCTCGACGCGCAGAACTtgcgcgaaaaaaagaaaacaaacgacGGCGCTGACAAGTCTAGAACGctggagaaggggaagggtGGCTCGAACACACACTCCTGAATCTGTATGTCTTCGGAGTCGATATGGgatttctctgcatgtgcacaTAGACGGCTGAGCCGTAGGATAGCAGCATAATCGAGATTTTGACTGACGAGGCAGCCTACGGCAGCATAAGGGAAAAACGCCGCGGGCGCATCGAGCGTGGGAAAGGGCTTGCGGGTTCTCGATAATAGCGTCTCGGTATCCTCGGAACGTCTGTTGTTCGGAAAAAAGTGCAGACAGCAGCGAACGctgaggaagcgaaacacCACGGAGACCTCAGCAAGACAGGGACGGTGCGAGAGGCAACTGTGGACAGAAACCGACCGGGGAATAGACCCTGTCGCGTTCTTCAGTCGCTGCACCGCATCATGTCGGAAAACCACATGCTCGCCGTGCAAGTGCACGGATTTCCACACAAACTCAGGATTTCCAGCGAGTTCCAGTGTGTGCTGGACTCGCGGAGTAGTGGAGGTTCTGCTCGAAGCCGCGTGTCGAAAAAGGTGCCACGCGCTCTGAAGAAATCGCTGTGAAAAGGTTCCGAATCGGCAACTCGGTTTCGGCAGACATGCGTTCCCTGGTCGCCAGCCGGCACTCGTTCTGCACACTTTTTGAGTGCCGCGTTGCTTTTCGTGACCCACTTTTTGCCAGATTTTGTACGATTGCCGGACCGGACGGCTGGTGCGGTCTATATGGGAGGAAACGCACTcgaggctgcatgcgcgagacgGTTTCCCGGGGCTTGGAGAACCGCGCGTGCGAGAGCCCCGGTCCCGCCTGCAGGTTTTTCCGCGTTTTGGTTGGAGAcgtccgagagaaaaggcgaatcgacgcgagcagcagagaccCAGCAGACACCCGCCGATTTCCTGGAGAAATTCGCGGGGAAACCACCCAGATTCGCGCACGCAGTTGTACTCGCGTGGCAGACTCGACCGCCAAGCGAGACCCAGCTGGGCGatccggtgtatgtacaaCCGACCGCCAGCGGGGCACGGCACAGAGGCTGAGCGACAGACCGTCAGAAGTTTCACAGAGCGTTTACGGCTTTGTCGCCgctgagaaaacgagagcTTCGCTGGAGACTCGCggctcgtcgccttctctccagcagcGAGGCagttgctttttcttccgGTTTTTGCCCCAGCCTCGCGAGGTCCTTGCTCGACCAGCCGAGCACCACCGCGTGCTGCAGCGCGTTGCGGGAGGACCGTGCTGCCACGAAAAGCCTCGAGCAACCTGGCGGGAGTCTTCCATTTTCCGTTGCTTCGACTTGCCTTGTAGACGAGTGGCTGAAGTTCGCGAGCCTCGCCTGATTCTGTCTTGCGCAGGGCGTGTTGGAGCAACGGGGCTTGCTCGCGGCACGTGAGAGCTGCTGCTGACAGCAGAGCGCGACTTCGCCTAGCGCCACGATTCACTGCAGCCTCGCAGCACACCAAGTTTTCTTTCCACTCTTCCCACTCCCATATCCCGAACCCgatctgtttcgtcttctggcGGACAAAGCCCCGAGTCGGATTGTTTCGTCAGTACCTTCCTCTCCTGTAGGCATTTGCTCCGCATCGTCCAGCATCTCGAAGAATCGACGCTCTGTCGGTCCGGCTGTCTGCACGCCTTGGAGAGAAAGGTCTTTGAGAgcgcgcgtttcctctcgattCAAAGCCTTTcttgagagaaaaacggtATACCATGACCCTTGGCTTCCTTCAGGACCGGTGCCGCGACTTTCGAAGCCTGAGATTCGCCAGTCTACATCTGGTCGAACCCACCTGTAGTGGAGAAGACCATCGAGAAGCCGgcctcttccccttttttcctcttgccTCTTGTCCGTCTCCTGTtgtgcttctttcttttgtATCGTATCCCGGAACCGAGCCGCGCTGTCCTCCGGCACTGGCTCTCaggtttcttttttccgggCAACAGTTCCTTTGAAGAGACAAAGCAGCTTTCCACCGGCACAAGTCGTCGCGGACGTTCTTTTACAGCGACTCGTTGTCAAGCGACATTTCATCGGCACCCTTTCTCTGCGgactttctgtgtctgtttgcAACTTCCAGGAccgcgtgtctcctcttgtct includes:
- a CDS encoding hypothetical protein (encoded by transcript TGME49_295400), encoding MHASEDGPLPAPGEGLVHAQQHTPGSSDFSASSPSSTRERDGQAEGSVRSAEREARKPDSEGDADDNYFLKKVKFLDLDTCVVLQNRNGPCPLIALANVLLLTGRLSLQEALPLLDPAAARSRAASETEPACTGREREPACTVSGSRLIEQLAAVLLQVHGRRLRSGGSAAAVYQYHLQEVLDLLPQLRSGLDVNCSFRSPSAFEYTAGISLFDLFGVRLLHGWVPDLPPSHRVAPRVFEERRALPSPPTSLSCATPPSDLPPVAAQAAPSSASSSASPSSPSSCLAEEGRFQGGERPRCACEACFLSEFSYNTLVERCVAFNDLMDALRRRQEHEILLQQAAAEGASAATELVEMTQRGGTVGGGEESVECKDFKDSVLAKKNSEAAGAPSQPTQETVDLIDRLESSEVERFLREGELLSSFLSSTSSQLTERGLRLLSSPCSCFDDAQPLAAGATVEVPKMAKERNVCSSKCQCVCHTSSSPPSSLPNGNSSSSLPNGNSSSSLPNGLSSSPPLSVQAKREAKEASGRCCCASCCRREAVLEELAPAVLFRNNHFLTVVRRGSSLYGLATDSSFLHAGGDAVWERMVDVWGDNVYCDEQFRDESERRRESERARARERERGRAKAGDREREQERHTAGLLGGTSGHRERRDEREKRECASRDPYSCYSSQREEDDFRLALRLQEEEERQARAASASRERHWTASAASSGAAQQGVVGMESSAPLHVRRGGGRDDGASTEVPGEEECVADGSRGLSSLWRNRRTKKKKRRGCSIM